In the genome of Nitrospira japonica, one region contains:
- the thiE gene encoding thiamine phosphate synthase: MAVTTRTHELSGLYIILDPSVRPDRPLGAILKAAAEGGAKLFQYRNKVSSMREQYGEALSLRKFAAELGVTFIVNDRCDLALAVDADGVHLGQDDLSYGDVRKILGRNKIIGLSTHKAEQVREADDLKPDYIGFGPIFKPASKQDHDPVVGMDGLKQVRALTTLPVFAIGGIQAEEVPAVMRAGADGIAVISAAVAAPDVQKAVERLISLLA, translated from the coding sequence ATGGCTGTGACGACGCGTACTCACGAGCTTTCCGGCCTCTACATCATTCTCGATCCGTCGGTTCGTCCGGATCGGCCGCTCGGCGCGATCTTGAAGGCGGCCGCCGAAGGCGGAGCCAAGCTCTTTCAATACCGGAATAAAGTCTCGTCGATGCGAGAACAGTATGGGGAGGCATTGTCGCTGCGGAAATTCGCGGCTGAGCTTGGCGTGACCTTCATCGTGAACGATCGGTGCGATCTGGCATTAGCGGTCGATGCAGACGGGGTGCATCTCGGCCAGGACGATTTGTCTTATGGAGACGTGAGAAAAATTCTGGGGAGAAACAAAATCATCGGCTTGTCCACGCACAAGGCCGAGCAGGTGCGGGAAGCAGACGATCTCAAGCCGGACTACATCGGCTTCGGCCCAATTTTTAAACCTGCGTCGAAACAGGATCACGACCCGGTGGTGGGGATGGACGGACTGAAACAGGTCCGCGCCCTGACGACGCTTCCGGTCTTCGCCATCGGAGGAATCCAAGCAGAGGAGGTGCCTGCGGTCATGAGAGCCGGAGCGGATGGGATCGCGGTCATCTCGGCCGCTGTTGCGGCGCCGGATGTCCAAAAGGCGGTCGAACGACTTATCTCGCTGCTCGCCTGA
- a CDS encoding proline dehydrogenase family protein, whose product MRPAPPDLELAIRRIGEDLARLSSGQTPTVFERRWWSQAAMNMAMHDQAFKTQLFRFIDVLPAVPNDERVVSLAQEYFGSMTDRAFGLRWGLKALSATGIGARLTGHAIRSQVEQMARTFIAGSSIDDAVPVLKDLRQDGKRWSVDLLGEATISDQEADRYRDRCLEALRTLARSTAAEHDSGDLGRDQFGTVPAVQLSLKLSALTPHLDPIDPDGTYDSIAPRLRAIVDVANHLGASLIFDMEQAETKDVIIEVFTRLFSETAYTTFSHAGIALQAYHRETVRDVDRLMEWVRVRRTPVTIRLVKGAYWDSDTIHYRQKGWPIPLFEHKADTDANFEELAHTLLTHASLIRPAFGTHNLRTLACVEALAEYLGLGPEVYEYQMIFGMAEPFQHAIVERHRRLRLYAPVGELLPGMAYLVRRLLENTSNESFLRKEYVESEPLQHLLDPPAAHRTEPVLQADADTTFRNEPTLDFSQPAARDAMQQAVKTAQTRLDRQWNVPFLASSPSGPVLLSHNPAQPNEIVARIPAASGDDANRAVGASLTAWGAWRETTGEYRAEILIRAAALMRGRKSELAAWEVMECGKPWREADADVAEAIDFLEFYAREWLRQGVPTRLGRMPGELNHRVLEPRGVTVVISPWNFPLAIPTGMVSAALVTGNPVIFKPSERSSLIGLLLVSLLHEAGVPKDILIGLPGGPDIGQALARHRDVATIAFTGSKKVGIGLLRETATVLPGQRMVKRVIAEMGGKNAIIIDDTADLDEAVTGVVVSATGYAGQKCSACSRVIVHEAVYDIFVRRLQEALRCLRIGDPAEPGIDMGPVIDARAQSTILEYVEIGKREAHLIEDRKRLSSGWYVGPTLFADVKPDARIAQEEIFGPVLAVMKAVSFDEALRMANATDYGLTGGVYSRSPANLDLATRLFDVGNLYLNRPITGALVARQPFGGHRLSGIGAKAGGEDYLLQFVTVRIISEQTLRRGFAPAE is encoded by the coding sequence ATGAGACCTGCGCCGCCCGACCTGGAACTCGCCATCCGTCGAATCGGTGAAGACCTCGCTCGATTGTCATCCGGCCAAACTCCAACGGTCTTTGAACGGCGCTGGTGGTCCCAAGCCGCCATGAACATGGCGATGCATGACCAGGCGTTCAAAACCCAACTGTTCCGCTTTATCGACGTGCTGCCCGCCGTTCCCAATGACGAACGCGTCGTGTCCTTGGCCCAAGAATATTTCGGATCCATGACCGACCGCGCGTTCGGTTTGCGGTGGGGATTGAAGGCCTTGTCGGCGACCGGCATCGGTGCACGGCTCACCGGCCACGCCATTCGCTCCCAGGTCGAACAGATGGCAAGAACGTTCATCGCCGGTTCGTCCATCGACGACGCCGTGCCGGTGCTGAAAGATCTCCGCCAAGACGGAAAGCGATGGTCGGTCGACCTCTTGGGAGAAGCCACCATCAGCGATCAGGAGGCCGACCGCTATCGCGACCGTTGCCTGGAGGCCTTGCGGACATTGGCCCGTTCCACCGCCGCAGAGCACGACTCCGGCGACCTGGGCCGCGACCAGTTCGGAACCGTGCCGGCCGTGCAGTTATCCCTCAAGTTATCCGCGCTGACTCCCCATCTTGACCCGATCGATCCTGATGGCACCTATGATTCGATCGCGCCCCGGCTGCGCGCCATCGTCGACGTCGCCAACCACCTGGGCGCCTCGTTGATTTTCGACATGGAGCAAGCCGAAACCAAAGACGTGATCATCGAGGTTTTCACACGATTGTTCTCCGAAACGGCATACACAACGTTTTCCCATGCCGGCATCGCGCTGCAGGCCTATCATCGGGAAACCGTTCGCGACGTCGACCGGCTGATGGAGTGGGTCCGCGTGCGCCGAACCCCGGTGACTATTCGCCTGGTCAAGGGAGCCTATTGGGACAGCGATACCATTCACTATCGTCAAAAGGGATGGCCGATTCCCCTTTTCGAGCACAAAGCCGACACGGATGCCAACTTCGAAGAACTGGCCCACACACTATTGACGCATGCGTCGCTGATTCGGCCGGCATTCGGCACGCATAATCTGAGGACGCTCGCCTGTGTCGAAGCGCTGGCGGAATACCTGGGACTGGGACCGGAGGTGTATGAGTATCAGATGATCTTCGGCATGGCCGAACCGTTTCAGCACGCCATCGTCGAACGCCATCGCCGCCTTCGGCTGTATGCGCCGGTCGGCGAGCTGCTTCCCGGTATGGCCTATCTCGTGCGCCGACTGCTGGAAAACACTTCGAACGAATCGTTCCTCCGCAAGGAATACGTGGAGTCCGAGCCGCTCCAGCACCTGCTCGATCCGCCCGCCGCACACCGGACAGAACCGGTGCTCCAAGCGGATGCCGACACCACGTTCCGAAACGAACCGACCCTGGACTTCTCCCAGCCCGCCGCGCGCGATGCCATGCAGCAAGCCGTCAAGACGGCCCAAACTCGGCTCGATCGACAGTGGAACGTTCCCTTCCTCGCTTCCTCACCGTCCGGCCCGGTCCTGCTCTCGCATAATCCTGCGCAACCGAACGAGATCGTCGCACGGATTCCCGCGGCTTCTGGTGATGACGCCAACCGCGCCGTCGGGGCTTCCCTCACGGCTTGGGGCGCGTGGCGCGAGACGACGGGGGAATACCGGGCGGAGATCTTGATCCGTGCGGCGGCGCTGATGCGCGGCAGAAAGTCGGAACTGGCGGCATGGGAAGTCATGGAATGCGGGAAACCGTGGCGCGAGGCGGATGCGGACGTCGCCGAGGCGATCGATTTTCTCGAGTTCTACGCACGAGAATGGCTGCGGCAGGGAGTTCCGACACGATTGGGGCGGATGCCCGGAGAATTGAACCATCGTGTCCTCGAGCCGCGAGGCGTCACCGTCGTGATCTCTCCCTGGAACTTTCCCTTGGCCATTCCGACCGGCATGGTATCGGCCGCCCTGGTGACCGGGAATCCCGTCATCTTCAAACCGTCGGAGCGGTCCTCACTGATCGGCTTGCTGCTCGTCTCACTGCTGCATGAGGCCGGAGTGCCGAAGGACATCCTGATCGGCCTGCCTGGAGGCCCGGACATCGGACAGGCGCTGGCACGGCATCGCGACGTCGCGACGATCGCCTTTACCGGATCGAAGAAGGTCGGGATCGGACTTCTGCGTGAGACGGCGACGGTGTTACCGGGTCAAAGAATGGTGAAACGCGTGATCGCGGAAATGGGCGGGAAGAATGCCATCATCATCGACGACACGGCCGACCTCGACGAGGCTGTCACCGGAGTCGTGGTGTCCGCGACCGGCTATGCCGGACAGAAGTGCTCGGCCTGTTCGCGGGTCATCGTGCACGAGGCCGTGTACGACATTTTTGTCCGTCGCCTGCAGGAAGCCCTCCGCTGCCTGCGTATCGGAGACCCCGCGGAGCCCGGCATCGACATGGGTCCGGTAATTGATGCGAGAGCACAATCGACCATCCTCGAGTACGTCGAGATCGGCAAACGGGAGGCTCACCTGATCGAAGACCGCAAACGCCTTTCGTCAGGTTGGTATGTCGGCCCGACCCTCTTTGCCGACGTGAAGCCTGACGCGCGGATCGCGCAGGAGGAGATTTTTGGACCGGTCCTGGCCGTCATGAAGGCCGTCTCATTCGACGAAGCCCTTCGCATGGCCAACGCGACGGATTACGGACTGACCGGCGGGGTCTATTCACGCAGCCCGGCCAACCTCGACCTGGCAACCCGGCTCTTTGACGTGGGGAATCTATACCTGAATCGGCCCATCACCGGCGCACTGGTTGCGCGCCAGCCGTTCGGGGGCCACCGGCTGTCAGGGATCGGCGCGAAGGCCGGTGGTGAGGACTACCTGCTGCAATTCGTTACCGTGAGAATCATCAGCGAACAGACCTTGCGCAGGGGATTCGCCCCGGCCGAGTGA
- a CDS encoding TapB family protein, with translation MLRATGRINLLVILLCSLYIGLSPSASFAAEDHGTIARSQDYFPDTIGSHWEYRGQITEGPVQTIEHKSFQNVSSVTGTKSLKGVTVTTFHDTNPGNHGVSDSFYRRDTVGIVYYGSEPGTPLEKQLVPYQIVRFPMKVAASFSQFDKKELDFGTDMDQDGVNEKADVQGSSTVVGQEAVTVPAGTFPDAVKIEARMQMTIQLSAAKKTVTGTDVMAAWFVKGVGLVKYVERQELSPLQDRGLITEIVEELESFEIKPSRASLGRGESPAQGLFADDSHGNELQQVVLTTGLRADP, from the coding sequence ATGCTGCGTGCGACAGGGCGAATCAATCTGCTCGTGATCCTGCTTTGCTCTCTGTACATCGGTCTCTCGCCATCCGCTTCCTTCGCGGCAGAGGACCACGGGACGATCGCCCGATCGCAGGACTATTTTCCGGACACGATCGGCAGCCATTGGGAGTATCGGGGGCAGATCACCGAAGGGCCGGTCCAGACGATCGAGCACAAGTCGTTTCAAAACGTGTCGTCCGTGACCGGAACAAAGTCCCTGAAGGGTGTCACGGTGACCACGTTTCACGACACCAATCCCGGGAATCATGGTGTCTCCGACAGTTTCTATCGTCGAGATACGGTTGGTATCGTCTATTATGGGTCGGAACCCGGAACGCCGTTGGAAAAGCAGCTGGTTCCCTATCAAATCGTCCGGTTTCCCATGAAGGTCGCCGCATCGTTTTCGCAGTTCGACAAGAAGGAACTGGATTTCGGGACCGACATGGACCAGGACGGAGTCAATGAAAAGGCCGACGTGCAGGGTAGCTCGACGGTCGTGGGGCAGGAAGCCGTTACCGTTCCGGCCGGGACGTTTCCAGATGCCGTGAAGATCGAAGCCAGAATGCAGATGACCATTCAGCTGTCCGCCGCAAAGAAAACCGTGACAGGGACAGACGTCATGGCCGCCTGGTTCGTCAAGGGCGTGGGGCTGGTCAAATATGTCGAGCGGCAGGAACTGTCTCCGTTGCAGGACCGCGGCCTGATTACGGAGATCGTGGAAGAACTGGAATCGTTCGAGATCAAGCCTTCGAGAGCCTCACTCGGCCGGGGCGAATCCCCTGCGCAAGGTCTGTTCGCTGATGATTCTCACGGTAACGAATTGCAGCAGGTAGTCCTCACCACCGGCCTTCGCGCCGATCCCTGA
- the bioD gene encoding dethiobiotin synthase: MNSGIFITGTDTGVGKTIVTAALALHMKRKGIAVGVMKPIETGITSSGLARSDAARLQAVIESDDALGAICPFQFELPLAPLAAAQAERREIDLGVIQKVHRLMAGRYEYVVAEGIGGVHVPIGRNIDVFDLIARLRLPVVVVGRSGLGGINHALLTVEALRRRRIPVAALVLNQTRPARSKLERLQERTTVEILRKQAGVPVLGPLPYRSELSKQFRKTVTKLAQSAAITQLAKAVRRAAR, from the coding sequence ATGAATAGTGGCATCTTCATCACCGGAACGGATACGGGGGTCGGAAAAACCATCGTGACGGCCGCGCTTGCCCTACACATGAAACGCAAGGGCATTGCAGTCGGCGTCATGAAGCCGATTGAAACGGGGATCACGAGTTCCGGCCTGGCTCGTTCCGATGCGGCACGGCTCCAAGCCGTGATCGAATCCGATGATGCGCTCGGAGCGATCTGCCCGTTCCAGTTTGAATTGCCTCTCGCTCCGCTTGCAGCGGCCCAAGCCGAACGACGAGAGATTGACCTCGGAGTCATTCAGAAGGTCCATCGCCTGATGGCAGGTCGCTATGAATACGTCGTGGCCGAAGGAATCGGCGGAGTTCACGTGCCAATTGGCCGAAACATCGACGTCTTTGATCTCATCGCCCGTTTACGGTTGCCGGTCGTGGTGGTGGGCCGCTCCGGGCTCGGCGGGATCAACCATGCGCTCCTGACTGTCGAAGCGCTTCGCCGGCGGCGAATCCCCGTCGCGGCACTCGTGCTCAATCAAACGAGGCCCGCGCGGTCCAAGCTGGAGCGCCTGCAGGAGCGGACGACGGTCGAGATCCTCCGCAAGCAAGCCGGCGTGCCGGTGCTTGGGCCTCTCCCCTACAGGTCGGAATTGTCAAAACAGTTCAGGAAAACCGTGACGAAGCTTGCTCAATCCGCTGCGATCACGCAGCTGGCGAAAGCCGTCAGGCGAGCAGCGAGATAA
- a CDS encoding SDR family NAD(P)-dependent oxidoreductase: MRHAQIVSETDRGGIARGKRPAVLVTGASGIIGRAISLAFAATGWHIGIHYHRNTQAAGATLEQVRADGGEGALYQADLRDSRSMRQMAEAFAKDAPQEWACVCNAGIGASDMLIRQRVDRWSDIIETNLTGTFHCMQAVGRILCAGNGGSIVVIGSHAGFHGTTGQAAYAASKAGLLGLMKTAALEWGPRNVRVNLLLPGWQKTPLSQSAMSDDDTRIDHALHRTPSIESVARMVVHLIQAEDVSGQIWNCDSRHL; this comes from the coding sequence ATGCGTCACGCACAGATAGTATCGGAAACCGATCGCGGCGGCATCGCGCGCGGCAAACGTCCGGCCGTCCTCGTGACCGGCGCTTCGGGGATCATCGGCCGAGCCATCAGCCTCGCCTTTGCGGCAACCGGATGGCACATCGGGATTCACTATCACCGCAATACGCAAGCAGCCGGCGCGACGCTCGAGCAAGTCCGCGCAGACGGTGGCGAGGGAGCCCTATACCAAGCGGATCTCCGGGACAGCCGTTCCATGAGGCAGATGGCCGAAGCCTTCGCCAAAGACGCTCCGCAGGAATGGGCCTGCGTCTGCAACGCCGGCATCGGTGCCAGCGACATGCTCATCCGTCAGCGGGTAGACCGGTGGTCCGACATCATCGAAACCAATCTGACAGGCACCTTCCACTGCATGCAGGCGGTTGGACGAATCCTCTGCGCCGGGAACGGCGGCTCGATCGTCGTCATCGGATCTCATGCCGGCTTTCATGGCACGACCGGACAGGCCGCCTACGCGGCTTCCAAAGCCGGCTTGCTCGGATTGATGAAAACGGCCGCACTGGAATGGGGCCCTCGCAATGTGCGCGTGAACTTGTTGCTGCCGGGCTGGCAGAAAACGCCGCTCTCTCAAAGCGCGATGTCCGACGATGACACCCGGATCGACCACGCCCTGCATCGAACGCCGTCGATCGAATCGGTGGCGCGCATGGTCGTCCATCTCATACAGGCGGAGGACGTCTCAGGTCAGATTTGGAATTGTGATAGTCGACACCTCTAA